In Gossypium hirsutum isolate 1008001.06 chromosome D01, Gossypium_hirsutum_v2.1, whole genome shotgun sequence, the genomic window actaatatttttttttgtcacatCATCTTCCTGTAAAATTTcgatttagatattttataatttataaaattttaaattagtaacggtaaaattatattttaacctctcaaaaataattaaattttgatttaactcttttaaaattataaaaaatatagactattaaaatgatcaaattacatttattattcatcatcttttcgaaaaagaataatatataaaaagagacaaaatttgaactaatatataatttttaaactttttgtcACATCAGCTACTCCATTTGGCTTGATCCACCTAAAAAGTGGTGGCGGGTATGacccttaaaataataaatttttaatttagatcttttataatttataaaattttaaattagtaacagtaaaattatattttggcccttcaaagatgataaaattttaatttaactctttaaaatttataaaaatatagactattaaaatgatgaaattacatttatTACACATAATCTTTTCGaaaaagaataatatataaagagaaaaaatttgaactaataaaattttctttatatttttgtcaCATCATCTCCCCCATTTGTTTTGGTACAcctaaaaagtatatttatacaTCAATTATGAGGGGGAAAAACTAATTCACCTTTCTCCTTttcatttccctttttattacattcaAAGTTGAAATCCAACattaaagagaagaagaagaaaaaaaagtaaggGAAGCTTTGGAAGCATCTATGTTAATgggtatttttatctttttatatttatatatttttaaataaaataattaaaaaacattacTTATGAATTTAACGCGGTAtcaataaataaatgttttagaaATCTCTTATCACTCCACCAGTAATCATTTGttgaattaatataaatattttgttcACTCATATTGTGGGTATGATAAAATCTAGTTATGATATTAAGATTGTAAATGTCCAGATTCGagtttaaataaagaaaattaaatatctaTGACAAAATTTACGTCTATATGTGAAAATAAAGGAGGGGTAATTAAACCtaaatataaaatgattaattgaaatttaaataaaataaaatataaaaataaacaaacaaaattaaaattgaataaatcatgtaaCGAAAgctctaaaattaaaatatataaaactagtCCCTAATTAAActcttaaagaaataaaaataataaaagtaattattaaaataatcctaatgtttaaaaaatattgtgTTTCACTTCAGTTCTCATGTAAAATTTTCATAGTAGTCCACATCTTGActtgtttttaaatttatcgaaTAATATCGTACTTACATCGAAAATTATCAAAAAGTGTCAAAATCAATAGAATTTATGTctagaaataattaaaatgaataaaaaaatatttgaattaagcAAAGTATCAaaaggataaaaaataaaatttagtcaaattCCTTTCCTCTCATTTTATCTCAAATTTGGCATTCAAAATAGAGTAAAATAAGGGGAATATTATTCTTTTCTatcagtttttatttattttgagctattttttaaattttgataaattttgccACAAAAAGGTTCATTTTGAAACAAGCAAGTATTGAAGAATATTGGGGATTTTTCTATTTATGACCAAAACTAAATGTATACTTGCAAATTtgtccatttcaatttaattactaGTAACACCTCGAAATTGGGGCTAGAAGAATTAAGGCATGTTGGTTGGGTCAATGCTTCGGTTGGGCTGTTAAGTTAGTTTTTGCGTTTAAGGAAAAGAATGAGTTTACTAGTTTAGTGGTAAAACTTTAGCTTACCCTTAGGTCTTGTGTGCACTaagtgagatttttttttttggttttggttttggtttcaaATTAATGTTAAGCGATATTTAAAttgttagagaaattattttcaaaaagaaattttaaaatattgatcaaGTTTTGTTTTGGGTCATTTTAGAGGCCAAAGTGACCTTTGGAATCTGATTGAAACTTTTGAGCCGGGTTTTAGGTATTGCATTACTTGTTGTATAAAAAGGACATACTTTTAGGCATTTAtggttgtttaaaaaaaaaaggagattaGGTTTTAGATCTCATTATGTGATATCCAAATTGAGTTAGTAAGAAATATGTTGGTTAATTCTACTTAGTGTTTCCAAtttatgataaaaattttaaattagtccttaaattttaaaatgttctaATTGAATCTTCAAAGTATCAACATTGTATCATATAGATTTTTCTATCGGCCTACCCATAATCTTAGACGTTAAACATAACATCAAAGATGACATGAAgcatattaaaatatattgatcaaaattttaatacttgTGTCTTACTATATGGACAATTTTAGAGATGACGTGTTAAAAATCAAATAGTTCATTAAAATTTACGAGggatgtttctttttcttttgtttttccttttaacGCGTTAGATCCAAATTGTCCATGCGATAGATTTAAATGTGTTTCAGATTTGATCAACGGGTTTTAAATATACTccaattcatattcgagttaacaTTTAACATCAAAGCTAATGGCTAGATTGACAGAAGAAGTTGATTGATATGATATTGATACTAAgtactcaattaaaatattttgaagtttgaaaaccaatttaaaatttaatttagagtTTAGAAATGTTTGGTGCAGTTAACCtaaataagtttaatattttttcttatcTTAAATATTAAAGAACAAATTTAACAAATCTATATCAATAATCTCTCTATATTTGTATCcatatttttctctaattttccCGAATAAGGTAGGTCGAAGCTAAAAGTTTATTTTAAGggagtcgaaattaaattatgaatttttaagggatcaaagtataattttatcattgtatatacttatctttttaaaatatttaaatggactaaaatgatattttatcatcTTAGAAAGCCTAAAATAAAATGTTACTATTAcgttaacttaaaattttaaaggactaaaatgatattttgtcCCTTTGGGATACAAGATCCTTACCTATCCCTTGGGGTGATCCCTGCAaataatgttttctttttttattttccttttaatatGTTAGACGTGTTCAAAAATCTAGTTTGAGATATTGAATTTAGATTGAttgtgtttgaattattatttaataaaatatactttaatttaattttaattataaaatatataatattagtatACTTTTATGcgctttattttgatttttattatcatttatagctcagataatttatttttctaaattttctttgTAGACATCGAATTTCGTTCGGACCCGAAATATTAAGtcttatttaatctaattttaattttcaatttaatagtCCGCAAAATCaccaatttattgaattatttacatttgaaataacttaattaaaatttttcaaacttttaaatttaagttttttttactgGACttgcattaaaatttaattttggacttgtttgtaattttgagaaatttgatttgaatCTTTTGAATTTTAAAGTAGGTGTATTATGGGCCTTTATTTTGAGTTggatcattttctttattttactattgGATCAATTTTGGGCTTTTAACCCATTAGTTTTTGAGTATCTACATctacatctctctctctctctctatatatatatataatataaaaatcaaaaagGGAAATTACAAAAGAGTCTCTCTCaacttttcaaatattttcaatttagtcccttctcCCTTGTTACtttgattttacaaaatcaaagAGGAAGATCATTTGACGGTTTCTTCTTTCTATTTGGACGATGTTGCAGCTGATTGGTAAGGTTGGATACACTGTAACAAATAGTTGCCAGGTTGGACTGCCTTTATCGATGTTCTTGTCAAGCGTTTCCGATCTGGTGATCTTAAAGAAGTAGAGAAGTTATTGGCTAAACTTCAACAGGTTTCCACAGTGAGTGATTATCGCTCTCGATTTGAAGCAATCACCAACCGTACCATGTACTTGCCTCCACATTTACATGAGCAACGTATTACTTTAGAGAAAGGGCCTGTTAAGCCGACATTTTATCATTTCCACAAGTTTactcttatttaattttaatttgacctatttaattttaatgtaaataaaataaatttattcatttcaactCGAAATTTAAGTTAAGACAATAAAGTAAGACTCACCCAACTTGTCTAATTCGAAAATTTTTCATCCAAACGTATACCTCTACATACAATAGTGTATCTAGTACGTAGGCAAAGGCCTTGTCCTCTCTTATTGAGTTGAGGGATCAATCTATATTAAGtaataatttaactaaaactCCTAAAAGAGACTCAACCAATGTTTGAGTTGCGAAATCTGAACCGAACCCAAACTCTCTTAATAAGACTTAGTATGCCTTTGGATGGATGATTGGTATGATGCAGTGGAATCTTTTACCTCACAACTACAATAATTAATCTTATCATCACCATTGTTCTTAACTTTACCGGAGGTAAACACACTGACCATTCAAAGACACCTTTAATAACCGGTCAATATAAAGACTAAAGCATGCTTTTTTTACTAGGGTTTTTGTAAGAGTCTTAAATGCCATGAgaatatatgtttaatttaattttgatggaACCAAACGTGTGCAAAATGAAATCCATTAAATTAATTGGGTttaaatttccatgttttttggACACTACAATGTTGGCAAACCTTAAACCACCATTTACCACCACCACCAACaaatgttttttgtttttgtttgttcgttttctttctgtcttttttttttcttaacacaAAAATGCTGTCATCATAACCAACAAAATctgtcttttttttattttatttttgtctctctttataaaaagaaatgaaaaaatctTTTGTCCATCCGTTATCTATCCTGTCGGATCCTCCCACCATTTTTCCCGTTTGTTATTGAATTCCTCTTTTCCTCAATCCCCAACTCCCTTTTTTGTAGCCATGGGCCGGCAATCTCACCGGGAATATTTCTCCGGTCATGTACATGGTGCTTCCACCGCCATTAGCACTACCTCTACTAGTACTTCCATATCTGATGACAACAATAACACGGACCTTGTATGGCCCTTTGGCAAGCTGGAAGATCTCGATCACGACGACATCCGTGAAGCGGCGTACGAAATATTCTTCACGGCTTGTCGTTCATCGCCGGGGTTCGGAGGTCGGAATGCTTTGTCATTTTACTCTTCGCAAGATCATCATGGGAATGGGGACGGAGGATCAATGCACGGGTCGGGCGGGCGAGTGAGCGCGGTGGTGACGATGACTCCTACGAGTAAGGTTAAAAAAGCCTTAGGGTTGAGGATGTTGAAAAGATCGCCTTCTAGGCGGATGTCGATGTCGTCAGTTAATGGTGGAGGTTCCACGCCGTCGGTGTCACCGATTTCTCATCATGGACACAGTAATTCCGTTTCATTTTATAGCTCCGGAGGGTTTTCAACGGTGGCGACACGGCCAAGGCGACCTTTGACGTCTGCCGAGATTATGAGGCAACAAATGAGGGTTACCGAACAAAGTGATAATAGGCTTAGGAAAACTCTCATGAGAACCCTTGTTGGCCAAGTAAGTATACTGCATATCAATGCAATAtgtatatgattgtaatgattgATTGTGATTGTAATTTCTCCTATTATTTTCAATAGATGGGGAGGAGATCGGAGACTATCATCCTCCCTCTTGAGCTTCTTCGTCAATTAAAACCATCGGAGTTCAACGACATGAGCGACTACCATTTTTGGCAAAGGCGTCAACTCAAAATCCTAGAAGCAGGCCTCCTCAATCATCCGTCGATCCCTCTCGAAAAATCGAATTCTTTAGCGAAACGTCTACGAGAGATAATCCGAGCCAGCAAATCCAAGCCTATAGACACTGGCAAGAACTCTGACACGATGAGAACGTTATGCAATTGCGTCGTTTCTTTGTCTTGGCGAAGTGCTAACGAAACTTCTAGCGATGCATGCCATTGGGCAGATGGGTTCCCTCTCAACACCCACATATACATCTCCCTCCTTCAAGCCATATTTGATATTCGAGATGAGACATTAGTCCTCGATGAAGTCGACGAATTGCTAGAGTTGATGAAAAAGACTTGGTCTACATTGGGGATCAATAGGTCAATCCACAACGTTTGTTTCACTTGGGTGTTGTTCCAACAATACGTTGCTACGAATCAAATGGAGCCTGATCTTCTTTGTGCCGCATATAATATGTTGACGGAGGTGGCGATTGACGCTAAGAAGATTGATCGAGAGGCGGCGTACGTGAAACTATTGATGTCTATGTTGGTGTCGATGCAAAAATGGGCGGAAATGAGGTTACTTCACTACCATGAGTATTTCAACAAAACAACAGTTGGTGGAGTGGAAAACCTTTTACCTTTGGCCTTATCATCAATGAAAATATTAGGTGAAGATGTTACAATAAAGGAAGGGGAAGGGAGCAAGAAAGGGGACACAATGTTTGTGGATTCAACTAGTGATTGCGTTGATCATTACATTCGATCTTCTTTGAAAAATGCGTTTGCAAAGGTGAGTTTtagctttaaattttaaaatattttaattgaatactTAAAGTAGTAGTATTAATATCAACCAGTTTCTTCCGTCAATCTTGCCATTAGATTGGGTTCTAACACTGAGCATAACTAAACACATGGATCAGTGTACGTGCTCACAACTTAGATTTAGGGATAAGTAAAAGCTTATTAAAACCAATTTAACTGACATATTTAAATTTGTCTGGGTTAAATTGGTGATGGATTAAGGATTCTATTAGAATTATTAAGTTGATCGGTTATCGAATCTTAAAATTTATACTCGAACTGAttgacttaataaatttaatatatatttatttttagattattttaaacacatgttgCATTTTTAAACACGTCAAATCTAAACCATCAATAAGGTAGGTACATTCATCTTTATAGTTTGATCCACGTGCTTTAGATATGCTTCGCATCAAGCCTAATCTGACATTTAATGTCTAAATAGACAGCTAATAAGTTGAAGGAAAGACTTATttaatacaatattaatatttaaaggctcatttaaaatattttaaagttttgataCTAATTTAGAATCTAAACAATACTATATTTTACTGTCAAATATAAACTCATCATTTGTTTGCATAACGTTTGATAGATAATagcaaatgaaaatttgaaaaacgcTGAGGTTGGAGAACGGGCGGAAGTTAGCGAAGCTCTGTTGCAATTGGCTAAAGAAACCGAGGATTTGGCCGTCAGGGAGAGGGAGTTATTCAGTCCCATATTGAAACGGTGGCACCCGACCGCGGCCGGGGTCGCGGCGGTAACGCTGCACCAATGCTATGGTGCGGTGTTGAAGCAATACTTAGCCGGGACGAGCATACTCAATAGCGAGATTGTTGAGGTACTACAACGTGCCGCAAAGCTAGAAAAGGTGTTGGTCCAAATGGTAGTCGAGGATTCCGAAGAATGCGAAGACGGAGGCAAAGGGATTGTCAGGGAAATGATGCCCTATGAAGTCGATTCAATCATAATGAAGCTTTTGAGGCAATGGCTAGATGAAAGGTTGAACCAAGCCAAAGAGTTGCTTTGTAGAGTAAAAGAAACCGAAGTATGTTGCAAACATGGTGCATTATCAGTGAACAAGATGATGGCACATCATCTAATTTATTGACAGTGCATGGCATTATTTACTATCAGCGCATCAAATATGAAATATACCATTATAGTGATTAGGGTTTTTAATGTGTTGCAGACATGGAACCCGAAGTCGAAATCCGAGCCGTACGCACAATCAGTTGTGGAGCTAATGAGCATAGCCAAGGAAATGGTGAATGGTTTCTTTGAAATCCCCATTGGGATTACAGATGATTCAGTTCTTGATCTAGCTGAAGGCTTAGAGCAACTCATCCAAGAATACACTACGTTTGTAGCCTCATGTGGTGAGTATATAACCTTTGCATTGTGTTTTATAGACCTGTCTGAGTGTAGGGTTATCTATCTGAGAATAAATGAAGTCGAAAACTTTTTCTTAAGGCGGGAGTGGGCAAAATTCAATTATTAAgttatgaatttataatttttggagggattaaacaaatatttcaccatttaagggctaggattgaattataaacttttaggaattaaatgcaatttcaccattacATTAAATGCAATTTCAGGGTCAAAGCAGAGTTATCTCCCTTCACTTCCTCCTCTAACAAGATGCAACGGAGATTCGAAGTTTTTCAAGCTTTGGAGAAAGGCAAATCCTTGTACCACTAGAGTGGCAGAGATAACCCAATTCATGAAGACGGAAGGTCAACATCCTCACCCGTCGACGAGTCGTGGGACGCAACGCCTTTACATTCGTATCAACAGCTTGCACTACCTAGCCTCCCACCTACACTCACTCGACAAAACTCTTAGCCTCTCGCCAAGGGTCTCGACACGGAACCGTTTCAGTATGCACCTTGGTGTTGGTTGCACTTCGTCTTCCTACTTCGAACACGTCAACGCATCCATTCAAGCAGCGTGTGATCACGTGTCGGAAGTTGCCGCTTACCGCCTCATTTTCCTCGATTCATGCCCCGTATTTTACGAGACCCTGTACGTGGGTGATGTAGCCAATTCAAGGCTACGGCCTGCGATCCGGATCCTAAAGCAAAACCTAGCACTCCTTACCGCTATACTCACGGACCACGCTCAAGCATTGGCAATGAAAGAAGTGATGAAAGCATCGTTCGAAGCGTTTCTCATGGTGTTGCTCGCGGGGGGACCGTCTCGGACATTCCAACGGTCTGACCATGAGATGATAGAAGACGATTTCGATAGCTTGAAAAGGGTTTTTTGCACTTGCGGAGAAGGGTTGCTATCCGAAGACATAGTCCAAAGGGAGGCCGAAGTAGTTGAAGGTGTGATATCATTGATGGGACAAACCACCGAACAATTAACTGAAGATTTCAGCATCGTGACATGCGAAGCCAGCGGCATTGGCTCCATCAGTGGAGGCCAAAAGCTACCAATGCCACCGACGACGGCTAGGTGGAATAGAGCGGACCCGAACACGATCCTAAGGGTGTTGTGCCATAGGAATGATAGAGCAgccaataattttttaaagaaatcatTTCAATTGGcaaaaagaaattgattggggGGAAATGAAATTTGTATAGATATCGCATATACATGAAGAAGATGAGGTTTTCTAGCATTGATTTTTTCATAGAtgtaaaatatactaaaaaattaaaaggaaatcaATGGTTTAACTTAAAATGTTATTATCAAGATCTTGTTAGTTGGGCTAGAGAGAGCAAATgtacattttttttgtttcatttttagttttctagcattagtttttttttaattaaaatcattaggtatttttaattgggtaaattattaaaatagtcatttttgtttgcctCGAGTTACATTTTactcacttatgtttgaaatgttacgctttagtcacttacattatcgtgttgtaatattttagtcactaagtcgTTAATTACCGTTAACAGTGTAACAGTaagctgatgtggcacgttaaatcatcatttcgaacaaaaattttaggttaaattctacaattggtcctatattttttcattgtgagcaatttactttttttcttttatgctcctttaactttcctttttatttattttccattctcttatgcCTCTCTCTGTTTCCCTCCTTTCTCCATtccttttaacatagtttttctatgttttccatttgttaaaattagCCCACAAACTCgcctcactcgaaaaaattaaattgttcaaaaaaaaatagaagtgtggggactagttttaacaaatgaaaaacatagaaaaactacattaaaagaaatggagaagggaggaaaacaaagggagaagtagaagagaatggaaaataaagaaaaaaaaggaaagttaaaaaaaaacataaaagaaaaaataaattgctcaaaataaaaaaaaaatatagggaccaattgtataaattaacctaaaatttttgtttaaaatgatgatttaacgtactacctcagcttaccattacaccgttaacggcaattaactacccagtgactaaaatgtaacctgaagtaaacaaaaatgactattttaatagtttaccttttTTAATTTCATCATAGAATGTAAATAATTgcatattaacaaataaaaaaaaattataaaaaatgaaagTCATGGTTAATTATCTGAATACGAGTTATATTTTAAGTAGGCTTAATTGTTTTTACCCAAATCCATACCTTTCTAATTATTTTAGGATTTGAATTAGGGTAAGATATTTCAATGAgattttcatttgaaaattttaataatttttagaatttttttttaaaattttgagagaaGATAGAATTTTCTTTGCTAATTTTTACAATAAAAACTAAAGTTTCCCCCTATATATTTGGTGCCAATGAATTTGAACttattttttgatataatgcTTTCTACTTGTAACCTCCAACTCTTAAATCGAAGAAATTTGAGCTTAAGTGTCCTCGTCCAGGGGTCTTGACctcaaagtttttaaaaaatttaattagactccaaaatttttgaaaattcacattaaatctttgaattttttttttaaaaaaatcaattaaacccttcaaaattttttgtaaatttttattaaatctccaaaatttttgaaagttctAATTAGacctatcaatttttttttaaaaaaaaatcatcattaaaaaccctcaaaattttttaaaaattttagttacccAGTAAAACCCTTAATGCCAAAATCCCCACTGGTGCTCAACTTCACGTTTTCCTAATTATTACAATAGTAACAATGTCAATTAAGCAAAAGTTCTATATagcaataaatttttaatttattaaatcaaccataaatatatagaataaaagagaaaaaaaaagttactaAGATTCCATCATAAAATTACTCTTTTATAACCGATTGAATCTTACCTCAACTGGTATGAGCATTGTTACCAATACAAGAATACATGAGTTCGAATGCATTGTAgtgcattatccttctatttatgggttggtgAGGGGCTATGAATAGTTTtaagcattgtatcaaaaagagcaaatatgatCAGAATCTATAATGCCTAAAAAAATACCTTAGTTTTTACTATAGTTGACAACTGTTATTTTAAAGtttcaaaataatgttttaagtAGCTCTAACAATCGCCAATACAATACAATGGTATATGctctctttttaaaaaatatatataatttcaacaAATTTCCCCAAGATTTTAATTtcgttatttaaaaaaaatgttttctgTTAACGTTTAAGCCATGAAAGCCATGTAAGCCATGCAAAGAACTATCACGTACGTTGTTATCCTcctctcctctctctctctctcttttttttttttttttttggttctttgaAAGCTTCCGTAATTCTTTAAGATTCGAGCTCGGTGACATCTGGCAAAGAGCCTTCTTTCGTTCTCGACGAGATCGAAGACCCGTCGGATCCGCCTGATGATTCCTTCGACTTCTTTCGTCGAGATTTCTTTGGAATGTCGGGTAAGTCTTGTGAAGGTGACTCACTGCCGTTGATGCTACGATTGGAGTGGCGCCTGCCTTGGGAAGACGATTCTCGGGCGGGGGAACCCATGGAGTTGTTGGATGAACGGTGGCCCCTCGAGCCTTTCTCGCTGACTTTCGATGACTCTACGGCTGTGCCATTTTCTATTGATGCTTTGCGCCTTGTCTTCTTTGGCTTCTCATTGCTTGTCGGCGGCAATGACTCATGATCTCCTgcaccaaaaaaaaatcattagccggttcaacaataattaaataattaattatataattcataaaattttaaa contains:
- the LOC107933057 gene encoding protein unc-13 homolog, with the protein product MGRQSHREYFSGHVHGASTAISTTSTSTSISDDNNNTDLVWPFGKLEDLDHDDIREAAYEIFFTACRSSPGFGGRNALSFYSSQDHHGNGDGGSMHGSGGRVSAVVTMTPTSKVKKALGLRMLKRSPSRRMSMSSVNGGGSTPSVSPISHHGHSNSVSFYSSGGFSTVATRPRRPLTSAEIMRQQMRVTEQSDNRLRKTLMRTLVGQMGRRSETIILPLELLRQLKPSEFNDMSDYHFWQRRQLKILEAGLLNHPSIPLEKSNSLAKRLREIIRASKSKPIDTGKNSDTMRTLCNCVVSLSWRSANETSSDACHWADGFPLNTHIYISLLQAIFDIRDETLVLDEVDELLELMKKTWSTLGINRSIHNVCFTWVLFQQYVATNQMEPDLLCAAYNMLTEVAIDAKKIDREAAYVKLLMSMLVSMQKWAEMRLLHYHEYFNKTTVGGVENLLPLALSSMKILGEDVTIKEGEGSKKGDTMFVDSTSDCVDHYIRSSLKNAFAKIIANENLKNAEVGERAEVSEALLQLAKETEDLAVRERELFSPILKRWHPTAAGVAAVTLHQCYGAVLKQYLAGTSILNSEIVEVLQRAAKLEKVLVQMVVEDSEECEDGGKGIVREMMPYEVDSIIMKLLRQWLDERLNQAKELLCRVKETETWNPKSKSEPYAQSVVELMSIAKEMVNGFFEIPIGITDDSVLDLAEGLEQLIQEYTTFVASCGSKQSYLPSLPPLTRCNGDSKFFKLWRKANPCTTRVAEITQFMKTEGQHPHPSTSRGTQRLYIRINSLHYLASHLHSLDKTLSLSPRVSTRNRFSMHLGVGCTSSSYFEHVNASIQAACDHVSEVAAYRLIFLDSCPVFYETLYVGDVANSRLRPAIRILKQNLALLTAILTDHAQALAMKEVMKASFEAFLMVLLAGGPSRTFQRSDHEMIEDDFDSLKRVFCTCGEGLLSEDIVQREAEVVEGVISLMGQTTEQLTEDFSIVTCEASGIGSISGGQKLPMPPTTARWNRADPNTILRVLCHRNDRAANNFLKKSFQLAKRN
- the LOC107933054 gene encoding CRIB domain-containing protein RIC7; this encodes MKGLLKGLRYISDIFEQEKEQEMQIGNPTDVKHVAHIGMDGPSANKPSWMNEFNSAEELSSDTLANNLQETPSAAGDHESLPPTSNEKPKKTRRKASIENGTAVESSKVSEKGSRGHRSSNNSMGSPARESSSQGRRHSNRSINGSESPSQDLPDIPKKSRRKKSKESSGGSDGSSISSRTKEGSLPDVTELES